Proteins encoded in a region of the Rutidosis leptorrhynchoides isolate AG116_Rl617_1_P2 chromosome 9, CSIRO_AGI_Rlap_v1, whole genome shotgun sequence genome:
- the LOC139868684 gene encoding uncharacterized protein produces MPICFVSKILQQSEVNYPPIEKLVYALTHTARRLRRYFQAHSILKQQKKVDHPQNVKANNNVWELHTDGASSEEGVDAGLVLTSPEGEEHTYALRFCFYASNNEAEYEALLSGLRIASEMGIKHLCAYVDSQIVAHQIPRNKNKKADVLSKLATLTFDHLHKKVLVEVLKDKSVDEKVVVATVEEGEPCWITPYVKYLQDGTLPTNAMEARRIRVSAPLYFLKNRVLYRKSFNGPNLRCLTPHQAIDVVKEMHEGLCAHHSVSSAWPFCKWAIDIVGPFPRSVGNAKFLVVAIDFFSKWVEAKVLAKITGENIKKFVWNDIVCRYGLPNEIVSDNGKQFADNPFRSWCEELNIKQTFTSVAHPQANGQVEVTNKEIVAGIKVRLGLSQTKWVD; encoded by the exons ATGCCTATATGTTTTGTCAGTAAAATATTGCAGCAAAGTGAAGTTAACTATCCACCAATTGAAAAATTGGTGTATGCTTTAACGCACACAGCTAGACGACTCagacgatattttcaagcacattcaATCCTG AAACAACAGAAAAAGGTCGATCATCCGCAAAACGTTAAAGCCAACAATAATGTTTGGGAATTGCACACTGATGGTGCATCAAGTGAGGAAGGTGTTGATGCAGGGTTAGTACTTACCAGTCCAGAAGGCGAAGAGCATACGTATGCATTGAGGTTTTGTTTCTATGCAtctaacaatgaagcagagtatgaagcATTGCTTTCCGGCCTCCGAATAGCGTCTGAAATGGGAATAAAACATTTGTGTGCATATGTCGATTCTCAAATTGTAGCACATCAG ATACCAAGAAATAAAAACAAGAAGGCAGATGTTTTGAGCAAATTAGCAAcattaacatttgatcatttgcatAAGAAAGTTTTGGTGGAGGTCTTAAAAGATAAATCGGTTGATGAAAAAGTAGTGGTTGCAACAGTTGAAGAAGGGGAACCATGTTGGATAACCCCCTATGTGAAATATTTGCAGGACGGAACACTGCCAACAAATGCCATGGAAGCAAGACGGATAAGAGTTAGTGCCCCACTTTACTTTCTGAAAAACAGAGTGCTTTATAGAAAATCCTTCAATGGACCAAATTTAAGGTGTTTAACACCACATCAAGCAATTGATGTAGTCAAGGAAATGCATGAAGGATTATGTGCACATCATTCCG TATCATCGGCATGGCCATTttgtaaatgggcaattgacatagtaggTCCATTTCCAAGAAGTGTGGGAAATGCAAAGTTTTTGGTTGTTGCAATTGACTTCTTCAGTAAGTGGGTTGAAGCGAAGGTATTGGCAAAAATAACTGGTGAAAATATAAAGAAATTTGTGTGGAACGACATTGTGTGCAGATATGGATTACCAAATGAAATTGTCAGTGACAACGGTAAACAGTTTGCAGATAACCCCTTCagaagttggtgtgaagagctaaaCATTAAACAAACATTTACCTCAGTTGCTCACCCACAAGCCAATGGGCAAGTTGAAGTAACAAACAAAGAAATTGTAGCCGGCATAAAGGTTAGGTTGGGTTTGAGCCAGACTAAGTGGgtggattga